One Cellulomonas sp. WB94 genomic window, CGCCGGATCTCGGTGCGCATCTCCAGCCGCAGCTTGGCGTCGAGGTTCGACAACGGCTCGTCCATGAGGACCAGCCGCGGTTCGACGACCACGGCCCGGGCGATCGCGACGCGCTGCTGCTGGCCGCCCGAGAGCTGTCCGGGCAGCTTCGTCGCGTGCTGCTCGAGCTTGACGAGGGCGATGGCGTCGGCCACGCGTCGCTTGATCTCGGCCTTGGGGATCTTGCGCATCTCCAGGCCGAACGCGATGTTCTTCTCCACCGTCAGGTGGGGGAACAGCGCGTAGTTCTGGAAGACCATGCCGAAGTCGCGCTTCTCGGCAGGGAGCAGGTCGACGCGCTGGTCGTCGATGAGGATCTCGCCGTGCGTGAGGGGGAGCAGCCCGGCGAGGCAGTTGAGCGCCGTCGACTTGCCACAGCCCGACGGTCCGAGCAGGGCGATGAACTCGCCCTGCCGGATCGTCAGGTCGAGGCCGACCAGGGCGTCCTGACCACCGAAGCTGCGTCCGACGTTCTTCAGCCGGAGGGACTGGAATGCTCTGGTCGGCGTCGACATGGCCTACTTCACCGTGTACTTTCCGGTACCGATCTCGCGGTCCCACATGTCGAACGCCGTGACCAGGTTGGCGGGCGTGAGCGGAGTCGCCTTGGGCATCTTCTCGATGAGGGCGTCGTACCAGTCACGGCCGAAGTCCTTGATCGCGGTCTGGCTCGCTGCCGGCGCCTTGTCGAGCGTGGCGCCCTTGACGGCCGGCCCGGGGTAGAAGTAGCCGTTGTCGTACGCCATGGCGTTGACCTCGGGGGTGAGCATGTACTGCAGGAGCTGGAGGATCGCCGACATCTTGTCGGCGCTCTGGCCCTTCGGCACGACGGCGTAGTGGGCGTCAGTCACCCAGGTGAACTTGTCGAAGGCTGCCGCCTCGATCGTCTTCGGCTCGGTGCCGAGGACGCGGGGGTTGATGTCCCAGCCGGTCGTCGTCGGGATCAGGCTCCAGGTGCCGTCCGCCATGTTCGAGATGACCTGACCGGTGCCGGTCGGGTAGTTGTCGACGTACTGGCCGAGGTCCTTGAGGTAGGCCCAGGTCTTCTCCCAGCCGTTCACCGGGTCGCTCGGGCCCTTGTCTCCGAGCATGTAGGGCAGACCCATGAGGAACGTCCGACCCGGACCGGAGTTGGCCGGACGTGCGTAGCCGAACTTGCCGGGGTTGGCCTTGGCCCAGGCGAGCAGCGCCTCGGGGGTCTTCGGCACGTCCTTGACCACTGCCGGGTCGTACTGCATGAGCGGGCCCGACGGGTAGTACGTGGTGACGACGCCGAAGTCGCCGGCCAGGGCCTGCATCTTCGCTGCGGGGTCCAGGTAGGTCTTCATGTTCGACAGGCGGTCGGCGAAGTCCGCGGCGATCGGCGTCCACAGGTTCTGACCGACGCCCGCGGACAGGCCGTCCGTGCCGGTCATCACGAGGTCGACGGACAGGTTCTTGCTGTCGACCTGCGGCTTGATCGTCCCGACGAGGTCGGGCGCGCCCGCGCTCTCCCAGGTCACGGCAGAGACGATGTCCGGGTGGGTCTTGACGAACTCGTCGACCATCGGACCGGTGAGCTTCTGGTTCCCCGCGACATCGAGGATGTGCAGACTGACGGGAGCCGACGGCTTGTCCGGTACGTCGCTCGCCGCCCCGGTCGCTGCCCCGGACGCGGTGCTTGCCGGCGTCTTGGCGGTCGCACCCGAGTTCGGTGCGCTGCATGCGGCAAGGACGACACCGAGCGCCGCGACACCGGCGACGATCTGAAGTGGTCGGGAGATTCTCATTGACAGCCTTCTCTCTTGTTTGGTCGGGGCACCGTTGCCCGAACCGCTGGCCGCACAGGTGACGTTCAGGCCGTGCTTCGCAGGCCGCGCTCGGCCGCGAGGGGACCGGTCGACTCGCGCACCACGAGCTGGAACGACAGGTCGTGGTGGTGCGTCGCCGGCGCTGAAGGGTCTCGGAGGAGACCGAGGAGCATGTCGACGCCGGCCCGGCCGCAGTTGACGAGAGGGATCCCGACGCTGGTCAGGGCGGGTGAGCTCAGCGCCGACATCGGGATGTTGTCGACGCCCACGACGCTGATGTCGTGGGGGACAGCGACGCCGCGCTGGCGCAGGCGCTCGAGGAGCCCGAGCGCGACGAGGTCGTTGTAGGCGAGCACAGCGGTCGCTCCGCTGGCGATGAGGACGTCCGCCGCAGCGACGCCCCCGGACACGTAGGGCTTGAAGGAGCCAAGGTCGATCAGCTCGGTGTCGGCGTGCTCGGCCGCGACCAGGCGGGCTGCCGCGAGCCGTTCCTGGCTCGACCAGGACATGGCCGGTCCGCCGACGTACGCGATGGTCCGGTGCCCGAGCGCACGCAGGTGCGCCATCGCCTTCCGCACCCCGTCGAGGTTGTCGATCAGCACCGCGGGGAGCTCGCCGCAACGTCGGTTGACGAGCGCGAGGACGCACTCCTGGGCGAGCTCGTGGATCACCGAGTCGGGTGCCCGGGGGGAGCACAGGACGATGCCGTCGACGTGCCGGCTCATCTCGCGGACGAGGTCGGCCTCCTGGCTGGGGTCCTCGTCGGAGTCCGCGATCATCACGGCGTAGCCGGCGGCGCGGGCGCGGTTCTGCACGCCCTTCGTCACGGACGAGAAGAACGGGTTCTCGAGGTCAGGGACGACCAGCCCGATCGCGCCACGGTGACCGGTGATGAGGCCCCTTGCCGTGAGGTTGGGGCGGTAGCCCATGCCCCGGGCGGTGTCCAGGACGCGCGCCAGGGTCTCCGGCGCGACCTCGTCCGGCTTGGCGAGCGCGCGGGAGACGGTGGAGACGGACACCCCGGCAACCCGGGCGACATCGCGGGCGTTCACGGCCACGCGCCCACCTCCATCGGCGTCATCGGCCACGGCGGTGTGGCACACGCAAGTATGCAAACGCATGCGGGA contains:
- a CDS encoding LacI family DNA-binding transcriptional regulator gives rise to the protein MNARDVARVAGVSVSTVSRALAKPDEVAPETLARVLDTARGMGYRPNLTARGLITGHRGAIGLVVPDLENPFFSSVTKGVQNRARAAGYAVMIADSDEDPSQEADLVREMSRHVDGIVLCSPRAPDSVIHELAQECVLALVNRRCGELPAVLIDNLDGVRKAMAHLRALGHRTIAYVGGPAMSWSSQERLAAARLVAAEHADTELIDLGSFKPYVSGGVAAADVLIASGATAVLAYNDLVALGLLERLRQRGVAVPHDISVVGVDNIPMSALSSPALTSVGIPLVNCGRAGVDMLLGLLRDPSAPATHHHDLSFQLVVRESTGPLAAERGLRSTA
- a CDS encoding extracellular solute-binding protein, producing the protein MRISRPLQIVAGVAALGVVLAACSAPNSGATAKTPASTASGAATGAASDVPDKPSAPVSLHILDVAGNQKLTGPMVDEFVKTHPDIVSAVTWESAGAPDLVGTIKPQVDSKNLSVDLVMTGTDGLSAGVGQNLWTPIAADFADRLSNMKTYLDPAAKMQALAGDFGVVTTYYPSGPLMQYDPAVVKDVPKTPEALLAWAKANPGKFGYARPANSGPGRTFLMGLPYMLGDKGPSDPVNGWEKTWAYLKDLGQYVDNYPTGTGQVISNMADGTWSLIPTTTGWDINPRVLGTEPKTIEAAAFDKFTWVTDAHYAVVPKGQSADKMSAILQLLQYMLTPEVNAMAYDNGYFYPGPAVKGATLDKAPAASQTAIKDFGRDWYDALIEKMPKATPLTPANLVTAFDMWDREIGTGKYTVK